The Manis javanica isolate MJ-LG chromosome 2, MJ_LKY, whole genome shotgun sequence genome contains a region encoding:
- the LOC108388649 gene encoding olfactory receptor 13C7-like encodes MGKTNKSSVTEFVLLGLSGHPELEAVYFVLVLCMYMVILLGNGVIITVSVFDFHLHTPMYFFLSNLSFLDICYTSSSIPLFLSSFLTSKKTISFSGCGMQMFLSFAMGATECVLLSMMAFDRFVAICNPLRYPIIMSKTSYVPMAAGSWIAGGVNSVLQTSLAMRLPFCGDNVINHFTCEILAVLKLACADISINVISMVVANMIFLVVPVLFIFISYVFILYTILRIPSAEGRHKAFSTCSAHLTVVIIFYGTILFMYAKPKAKDSSGADKVQVTDKIISLFYGVVTPMLNPLIYSLRNKDVKAAVKNTLCRKCFSNGM; translated from the coding sequence ATGGGAAAGACCAACAAGTCTTCTGTGACAGAATTTGTCCTTCTGGGGCTTTCTGGCCACCCAGAGCTTGAGGCCGTTTACTTTGTGCTGGTCTTATGTATGTACATGGTCATCCTGCTGGGAAATGGAGTCATTATCACTGTAAGTGTCTTTGATTTCCACctgcacacccccatgtacttcttcctcagtaaCTTATCATTCTTAGACATTTGCTACACCAGTTCTTCTATTCCCCTGTTTCTTAGCAGCTTCTTAACGTCAAAGAAAACCATTTCCTTCTCTGGATGTGGAATGCAAATGTTTCTCTCCTTTGCTATGGGAGCCACAGAATGTGTCCTTCTAAGCATGATGGCATTTGACCGCTTTGTAGCCATTTGTAACCCTCTGAGATACCCCATCATTATGAGCAAGACTTCATATGTACCTATGGCTGCTGGGTCCTGGATTGCAGGGGGTGTCAATTCTGTATTGCAAACCTCTCTTGCAATGCGGCTTCCTTTCTGTGGGGATAATGTTATTAATCATTTTACTTGTGAAATCTTGGCTGTCTTAAAATTGGCCTGTGCTGATATCTCCATAAATGTTATTAGCATGGTTGTTGCAAATATGATTTTTCTTGTGGTTCcagtacttttcatttttatttcttatgttttcatTCTCTACACTATCCTGAGGATTCCTTCTGCAGAGGGAAGGcacaaagccttctccacctgctctgcCCACCTAACAGTGGTGATTATATTCTATGGAACCATCCTCTTCATGTATGCAAAGCCCAAGGCTAAAGACTCCTCTGGTGCAGACAAAGTACAAGTCACAGACAAAATCATCTCTCTCTTCTATGGAGTTGTGACACCTATGCTCAATCCCCTTATATACAGTTTGAGGAATAAGGATGTGAAGGCAGCTGTGAAGAATACACTGTGTAGGAAATGCTTCTCGAATGGAATGTGA